Proteins encoded within one genomic window of Microbacterium sp. zg-B185:
- a CDS encoding glycerophosphodiester phosphodiesterase family protein: MTHGWFAGAARPRVLAHRGLLTAADVADGVVENSFAAIAAAHAAGAEYIESDCHLTADGRVVLFHDADLVRVAGDRRRIADVTSAELDSLLEGRGGMITLEQALDAFPDTRFNLDVKAKDAAVQVGRIVAPYADRVLLASFSDVRRRTALAAATSAAPGTRPATSAGSATIGRVLSALASRSSGLVARALADVDALQVPERYRSWRIVTPRLIAAAHRHHVEVHVWTVNDPRDMRRLVSMGVDGLVTDRADLALEVLQGDNPPPTHP, translated from the coding sequence GTGACGCACGGCTGGTTCGCGGGCGCCGCACGACCCCGGGTGCTCGCCCACCGCGGTCTGCTGACCGCGGCGGACGTGGCCGACGGCGTGGTCGAGAACTCTTTCGCGGCCATTGCGGCCGCGCACGCAGCAGGAGCTGAGTACATCGAATCGGACTGTCATCTCACCGCGGACGGGAGGGTCGTGCTGTTTCACGACGCCGACCTGGTCCGCGTCGCCGGCGACCGACGCCGGATCGCCGACGTCACCAGCGCTGAACTCGACTCGCTGCTGGAAGGCCGCGGGGGCATGATCACGCTCGAGCAGGCGCTCGACGCCTTTCCCGATACGCGCTTCAACCTCGACGTCAAGGCGAAGGATGCCGCGGTACAGGTCGGTCGGATCGTGGCGCCGTACGCAGACCGGGTGCTTCTGGCCAGCTTCTCCGATGTCCGTCGGCGCACCGCTCTGGCCGCGGCCACGTCGGCGGCACCCGGCACGCGACCGGCCACATCGGCCGGCAGCGCGACGATCGGGCGCGTGCTCAGCGCTCTGGCGTCCCGCTCGTCCGGGCTCGTGGCGCGAGCTCTGGCGGACGTGGATGCGCTGCAGGTGCCCGAGCGGTACCGCTCGTGGCGCATCGTCACGCCGCGGCTGATCGCAGCGGCGCACCGCCATCACGTCGAGGTCCACGTGTGGACCGTGAACGACCCCCGGGACATGCGAAGGCTCGTCTCGATGGGCGTGGACGGCCTCGTCACCGACCGCGCAGACCTCGCCCTGGAGGTCCTCCAGGGCGACAATCCCCCACCCACCCACCCCTGA
- a CDS encoding SPFH domain-containing protein, producing the protein MTPESFIPTAIGWLLAIAVFIFVLVVIVRSIRIIPQATAGVVERLGRYHKTLMPGLNILVPFIDRVRPLIDMREQVVSFPPQPVITEDNLVVSIDTVIYFQVTDPRAATYEIRNYLGAVEQLTTTTLRNVVGGLNLEEALTSRDEINGQLRIVLDEATGKWGIRVGRVELKAIDPPVSIQDSMEKQMRAERDRRALILTAEGTKQSAILTAEGARQAEILRAEGDKQAAVLRAQGEAEAIQTVFSAIHLGNPDDKLLAYQYLQTLPKIADSASSKLWIIPSEFTEALKGMSTAFAGSVVEAAAKRPTSEEEPARPTSS; encoded by the coding sequence ATGACCCCCGAGAGCTTCATCCCGACGGCCATCGGCTGGCTGCTGGCCATCGCGGTATTCATCTTCGTTCTGGTCGTCATCGTCCGCTCGATCCGAATCATCCCGCAGGCCACGGCCGGAGTCGTCGAGCGCCTCGGGCGCTATCACAAGACGCTGATGCCGGGCCTGAACATCCTGGTGCCGTTCATCGACCGCGTCCGTCCCCTCATCGACATGCGCGAGCAGGTGGTGTCCTTCCCGCCGCAGCCGGTGATCACCGAGGACAACCTGGTCGTCTCGATCGACACGGTGATCTACTTCCAGGTGACCGACCCCCGCGCGGCGACCTACGAGATCCGCAACTATCTGGGCGCTGTCGAGCAGCTGACCACCACCACCCTGCGCAACGTGGTCGGTGGGCTCAACCTGGAGGAGGCGCTCACCAGCCGCGACGAGATCAACGGTCAGCTGAGAATCGTGCTGGACGAAGCCACCGGCAAGTGGGGCATCCGCGTCGGCCGTGTCGAGCTGAAGGCCATCGACCCGCCGGTGAGCATCCAGGACTCGATGGAGAAGCAGATGCGCGCCGAACGTGACCGGCGAGCTCTCATCCTGACCGCCGAGGGCACCAAGCAGTCCGCCATCCTCACCGCCGAAGGTGCCCGGCAGGCGGAGATCCTGCGCGCCGAAGGCGACAAGCAGGCGGCCGTTCTGCGCGCGCAGGGCGAGGCCGAAGCGATCCAGACCGTCTTCAGCGCGATCCACCTCGGCAACCCGGACGACAAGCTGCTCGCCTACCAGTACCTGCAGACGCTTCCGAAGATCGCGGACAGCGCGTCCAGCAAGCTCTGGATCATCCCGAGCGAGTTCACCGAAGCGCTCAAGGGAATGAGCACCGCCTTCGCCGGCAGCGTCGTCGAGGCCGCCGCCAAGCGGCCCACCTCCGAAGAGGAACCCGCCAGGCCCACCTCGTCGTGA
- a CDS encoding RNA polymerase-binding protein RbpA, which produces MADRSLRGIRLGAQSLQSEEGVVFHERAQHVYQCTSCKRDTTLTFAVDAEVPEAWECRICGAEALLRIGEGTATVDHSEDKVPRTHWDMLLERRSIPELEELLEERLAFVRARRGSGEDATKLSA; this is translated from the coding sequence ATGGCAGACCGCAGCTTGCGCGGCATACGACTCGGCGCCCAGAGCTTACAGAGCGAAGAGGGCGTCGTGTTCCATGAACGCGCACAACACGTTTACCAGTGCACGTCATGCAAACGTGACACCACCCTGACCTTCGCGGTCGACGCGGAGGTCCCCGAGGCCTGGGAATGCCGCATCTGCGGCGCTGAGGCCCTGCTTCGCATCGGCGAGGGCACCGCGACCGTCGACCACAGCGAGGACAAGGTCCCGCGCACTCACTGGGACATGCTGCTGGAGCGTCGCAGCATTCCTGAACTTGAGGAGCTGCTCGAGGAGCGCCTCGCCTTCGTCCGCGCCCGGCGCGGATCCGGCGAAGACGCCACCAAGCTCAGCGCCTGA
- a CDS encoding NfeD family protein codes for MEFIQTIEQFAWIGWLVLILVFLVIEMLTLDFTFLMLSIGGIAGLGSDLIGAPVWLQVIIAAVVAAVLVLLLRPPLLRRLRRGEDPTPTNVAALVGLSGQVLSTVTPHGGQVKLANGDTWTARPDRGAELEPGTVIRVSRIDGATAYVRPQEEEPTA; via the coding sequence GTGGAGTTCATCCAGACCATCGAACAATTCGCCTGGATCGGGTGGCTCGTCCTGATCCTGGTGTTCCTCGTGATCGAGATGCTGACCCTCGACTTCACCTTCCTGATGCTCAGCATCGGCGGCATCGCGGGGCTGGGTTCGGACCTCATCGGCGCACCAGTCTGGCTGCAGGTGATCATCGCCGCTGTCGTCGCGGCGGTGCTGGTGCTGCTTTTGCGGCCGCCGCTCCTGCGCCGCCTGCGCCGCGGTGAGGATCCCACACCGACCAACGTGGCCGCGCTGGTGGGACTGTCCGGACAGGTGCTCTCGACGGTGACACCGCACGGCGGTCAGGTGAAACTCGCGAACGGCGACACGTGGACCGCCCGCCCCGACCGCGGAGCCGAGCTGGAGCCGGGCACGGTCATCCGTGTCAGCCGAATCGACGGCGCCACCGCGTACGTCCGCCCCCAGGAAGAGGAACCGACCGCATGA
- a CDS encoding SDR family oxidoreductase, with protein sequence MTDPLIPLAPGSLSGKTALVTGSSRGIGADTARYFAQAGANVVINYRNKAPRAEKLAAQLRESGVEVLVVGADLTDAESVQAMFSEVEQAFGSLDILVLNASGGMESGMGEEYALRLNRDAQLQVLDAALPLLSDGSRVVFVTSHQAHFIRTTPTMPEYVPVALSKRAGEDALRERIPELEARGIGFVVVSGDMIEGTITATLLERANPGAIASRRESAGKLYNVGEFAAEVAHAAVDPIPPANTRLVGDTTSFEGE encoded by the coding sequence GTGACCGACCCCCTCATCCCTCTCGCCCCCGGCTCACTGAGCGGGAAGACAGCACTCGTGACCGGCTCGTCGCGGGGAATCGGGGCCGACACGGCCCGCTATTTCGCGCAGGCCGGCGCGAATGTCGTCATCAACTACCGCAACAAGGCGCCCCGGGCGGAGAAGCTCGCTGCGCAGCTGCGCGAGTCGGGCGTCGAGGTTCTGGTGGTGGGCGCCGATCTCACGGATGCCGAGTCGGTGCAGGCGATGTTCTCCGAGGTGGAGCAGGCCTTCGGCTCCCTGGACATCCTCGTGCTGAATGCCTCCGGAGGCATGGAGTCCGGGATGGGGGAGGAGTACGCGCTCCGACTCAACCGGGACGCGCAGCTGCAGGTTCTGGACGCCGCGCTTCCGCTGCTCTCGGACGGGTCGCGGGTCGTGTTCGTCACGAGCCACCAGGCGCACTTCATCCGGACCACGCCCACCATGCCGGAGTACGTCCCGGTCGCCCTGTCCAAACGGGCGGGGGAAGACGCGCTGCGTGAGCGCATCCCCGAGCTGGAGGCCCGCGGGATCGGATTCGTCGTCGTCTCCGGCGACATGATCGAAGGAACCATCACCGCCACGCTGCTCGAACGGGCCAACCCCGGCGCGATCGCCTCGCGCCGGGAATCGGCCGGCAAGCTCTACAACGTCGGCGAGTTCGCGGCCGAGGTGGCCCATGCCGCGGTCGA